AACTCTTTTATCAGACCTTTAATTTTCTCTGCGTTATCTCCGAGAGATTCAATAATTTCTAAATCTCCCTCAAGAACTTTTATAGCAATAAACCTTTTAAATTCAGTATTAAATGGTAAATCGTTTATTACTTTAGAAATATATGCTTCAACTCTCTCAGAATATTTAGGTTGTTTAGGGATAATTTTTTTCTCTATTGTCTCCAATATAGCTTTTAATAAGTCTTCTATCCCAACCTCTTTTACTGCTACTGTAGGAACAACTTTTAATCCGAGAAACTCTTCAAATTTATTTATATCCAGCTTATATCCCAAATCAAGAAATTCATCCCACATATTAAGAGCTATAACCATTGGAATTCCAAGTTCCATAAGCTGAGTAGTGAGATAGAGATTTCTTTCAAGATTTGTCGCATCTACAACATTAACAATAATGTCAGGCTTTTCTTTTAGGAGAAATTCTCTCGTTATCTTTTCTTCAAGCGTATAAGCCCTAAGACTATAAACACCTGGCAAATCTATCAGTTTAAGCTTTATGTTTTCAATAGTCACTTCCGCTTCCTTCTTTTCTACAGTAACACCTGGCCAATTCCCCACTTTTAGTTTTGTACCAGCAATACTATTTATTAAAGCTGTTTTCCCAACATTCGGATTTCCAACAAAAGCAACAGTAATTTCCTTCATAAATACACCCCCATTAATTTTTTTCAACTTCTATATAGTTGGCTTCTTCTTTTCTTAAAGAAAGTTTGTAACCTTTAACATTTACCTCTATTGGATCACCCAAAGGGGCTATTTTTTCAACTTTTAAAATTTCTCCCTTAATTAACCCCATCTCCCTTAATCTTCTTTTAATATCAGGATTTTTCCCTTTAACATTTGTAATCTTTCCGAACTCTCCTACTTTAAGTTCTGATAGTTTCATTGTTCTTCCTCCACTTCTATTTTTTTTGCCATACCAAATCCAATGCCAACGAGAGATTCACCCACTTTTACAAGAACTGGCCCATGACCATTTTTTTTAAGAAGAGTAATTTCAGTTCCAGGAACAATTCCCATTGCTATTAATCTTTCACTAACTTCTCTTCCTCCTCTTATAGTTTTAACTTTTAATTTGCCTCCTTTTCTTGCAAAAGCTAAAGGAACCATTCTTTCCTCCTTTCTATGAGATTAAATCTCAATATAAAATATTTTAAACAAAATTTCTATGATTTAGAACCTTTTTATATCATATTTTCTAAAATTGATTAAACTCATTTTTTTTATCTTAAATTGTTTTATAATATTAAAAAATTATTATACTATACGGAGGCTTAGATTGATAGATAAAGATTTTACACCGGAAGAAAAGAAAGCAACCATTGGATTGGCAGGAATATTTTCCCTTAGAATGCTTGGTTTATTCTTGGCTTTACCTGTATTGTCAGTTTATGCTCATAATTTTCCGGGGGCTACATCATTTTTAGTAGGTTTGGCTATTGGAGCTTATGGATTGACGCAGGCTATATTCCAAATACCCTATGGTTTATGGAGCGATAAAATAGGAAGAATACCTATATTATTGTCAAGCACCATTATATTTATTATAGGTAGTATTCTTGCTGCCTATGCTTCTTATGAGCAAAATATATATCTTTTAATTGCAGGTAGATTATTGCAAGGTGTAGGGGCTGTTTCTTCTGTTGTTATTGCTTTACTTGCAGATTTAACACGAGAAGAAATAAGAACAAGGGCAATGGCAACTATTGGTGCATCTATTGGAATGTCATTTGCATTTGGAATGGTCTTAGGCCCTTATATTGCTTCTCATTTTGGACTGGAAGGAATATTTTTATTTACTGCAATATTAGCTTCTATATCTATACCTTATATAATTTTTGGATTACCAAGACCTAAAATTATTGTTCATCACGATGATGCTGAATTTACTTCTTCTTATCTAAGAGATGTCCTAAAAGATAAAAATCTACTTAAAATGGATTTTGGAATGTTTGTGCTTCACATGGGACTTACTGCTGTATTTACAACTGTTCCTTATCTTATTACTAAAAATCATTTTATAGATGTGTCTGATTTATGGAAAATATATCTATTAATGTTTTTCGTTGGGCTTACAATAATGGTTCCAAGCACTATAATTGCAGAGAAGAAAGGCTTAATCAAAGAAGTAAAACTTCTTGGAATATTTGTTCTTATTTTATCATTTGTAATGTTTTTAACTTTAAAGAATAACTTTTTATTTTTTGTATTATCTATTGTTGTTTATTTTACCGGTTTTATGATGCTTGAACCTATAATGCCCTCTTTGATGAGCAAATATGCAAAACCTCATTTAAAAGGAACAGCTTCCGGTGTATTTAATACTTCACAATTTATAGGAGCATTTATAGGTGGTGCAGTTGGAGGATATTTATTACATCTTGGTGAAAATTTTGTATTTATCTTTTTAATAATTATTACAGCTTTATGGGCAATTACCGTATCTACAATGAAAATGCCGGAGAAGAAAAGTGATACCAATAAAGGATGATATTCCAACGAGAAGTTTTCCTATTTTAACTATAACTTTGATAATAATTAATATTGCTGTTTTTATTTATGAAATATCATTACCGGAAGATTATTTTATGGCATTTATAAATAGATATGCTCTT
This Venenivibrio stagnispumantis DNA region includes the following protein-coding sequences:
- a CDS encoding MFS transporter; translation: MIDKDFTPEEKKATIGLAGIFSLRMLGLFLALPVLSVYAHNFPGATSFLVGLAIGAYGLTQAIFQIPYGLWSDKIGRIPILLSSTIIFIIGSILAAYASYEQNIYLLIAGRLLQGVGAVSSVVIALLADLTREEIRTRAMATIGASIGMSFAFGMVLGPYIASHFGLEGIFLFTAILASISIPYIIFGLPRPKIIVHHDDAEFTSSYLRDVLKDKNLLKMDFGMFVLHMGLTAVFTTVPYLITKNHFIDVSDLWKIYLLMFFVGLTIMVPSTIIAEKKGLIKEVKLLGIFVLILSFVMFLTLKNNFLFFVLSIVVYFTGFMMLEPIMPSLMSKYAKPHLKGTASGVFNTSQFIGAFIGGAVGGYLLHLGENFVFIFLIIITALWAITVSTMKMPEKKSDTNKG
- a CDS encoding FeoA family protein, which translates into the protein MVPLAFARKGGKLKVKTIRGGREVSERLIAMGIVPGTEITLLKKNGHGPVLVKVGESLVGIGFGMAKKIEVEEEQ
- a CDS encoding FeoA family protein; amino-acid sequence: MKLSELKVGEFGKITNVKGKNPDIKRRLREMGLIKGEILKVEKIAPLGDPIEVNVKGYKLSLRKEEANYIEVEKN